Proteins found in one Cololabis saira isolate AMF1-May2022 unplaced genomic scaffold, fColSai1.1 scf125, whole genome shotgun sequence genomic segment:
- the LOC133438749 gene encoding uncharacterized protein LOC133438749, protein MTPRLQLFITLLLHFGAGISDGWIDLYDRPGDYWHDSVYDYNSTLVDLKALSGVIVLHHEAGDDVVLPCQIESSSDDCFNPYWIYNNIQNAEHIKVRLGYIEEESPGADRMNVSSNCSLIINNITAEDAGYYSCWNGYGYSAHVYLNVVTAGIVLHHRAGDDVVLPCHLEFTSDDCYHLDWIYKNIQNADGHFKVIDGDFVKTSPGADRMSLGHCSLIIVSITAEDAGRYTCRDGYGYSAHVFLNVLTDSSVINTRWIIGWLVVGLMVVLVSIATFLIIYRMKVKRNNPRNQTGEL, encoded by the exons atgacgccacgactgcagctcttcatcactttactgcttcactttggag caggaatcagtgatggatggatcgatCTCTATGACAGACCTGGAGATTACTGGCATGACTCGGTTTATGATTATAATTCCACACTTGTGGATCTGAAAGCTTTATcag GAGTAATTGTTCTCCATCACGAAGCTGGAGATGACGTCGTTTTACCATGTCAAATTGAATCTTCATCCGACGACTGTTTTAATCCATACTGGATTTACAACAACATTCAAAATGCTGAACACATCAAGGTTCGTTTGGGATATATTGAGGAGGAGTCACCTGGAGCTGACAGGATGAATGTGAGCAGTaactgctctctgatcatcaacaacatcactgctgaagatgctggtTATTACAGCTGTTGGAATGGATATGGTTATTCCGCACATGTGTATCTGAATGTTGtgacag cAGGAATTGTTCTccatcacagagctggagatgacgtTGTTTTACCATGTCACCTTGAATTTACATCCGACGACTGTTATCATCTTGACTGGATttacaaaaacattcaaaatgcaGATGGACACTTCAAGGTTATTGATGGAGATTTTGTGAAGACGTCACCTGGAGCTGACAGGATGAGTTTGGGTCACTGCTCTCTGATCATCGTCAGCatcactgctgaagatgctggtCGTTACACCTGTAGGGATGGATATGGTTATTCCGCACATGTGTTTCTGAATGTtttaacag ATTCCAGTGTGATCAATACCAGATGGATTATTGGATGGCTGGTCGTGGGACTGATGGTGGTTCTGGTCAGCATCGCTACGTTTCTCATCATTTACAGGATGAAAGTTAAAAGGAATAATCCCAGAAATCAAACAG GTGAACTATGA